One part of the Desulfonema ishimotonii genome encodes these proteins:
- a CDS encoding major capsid protein: MNFTNLRSYFTPDVIVQRLRGLPPLETTVIDTFFARKVNHPFATVGRDDILETGSPAPLIMRGAPSLALTGSPISLADYEPFEVSNHRFLTAADLNNLRVLDKQSIQARLSGIDDHLRRVSRATAEGLASTALTGTINWPVQLENGATETYQVTFGDTLSHTPTKLWSASDATVKHVFEDLEEMETLIQEAGYGGVVNYWAGKTVYSTLLSLAETYQNNPKAKIEVKITDQGISVGGFLVKKMVERYKHPVTGTMTPKVADTGIMAFATDAVHTLFYCAIDDIDGKLQPLPYFSKPLTSGDPSGVKIIGKSKPFPCPVTKAICWATVIS; this comes from the coding sequence ATGAATTTCACAAATCTCAGATCATACTTCACCCCGGACGTGATTGTGCAGCGGCTTCGCGGGCTGCCCCCCCTGGAGACCACAGTGATCGACACGTTTTTCGCCCGGAAGGTGAACCATCCGTTTGCCACGGTGGGCCGGGACGATATCCTGGAGACCGGCTCACCCGCCCCGCTGATTATGCGGGGGGCACCGTCCCTGGCCCTGACGGGCAGTCCGATCAGTCTGGCCGACTATGAACCGTTCGAGGTGTCGAATCACCGGTTCCTGACGGCAGCGGACCTGAACAATCTGCGGGTCCTGGACAAGCAGAGCATCCAGGCCCGGCTGTCCGGCATTGACGATCACCTGCGTAGGGTGTCCAGGGCAACGGCAGAGGGCCTCGCGTCCACGGCCCTGACCGGTACGATCAACTGGCCGGTGCAACTGGAAAACGGCGCTACCGAGACCTATCAGGTGACGTTCGGTGACACGCTGAGCCATACGCCCACAAAGTTGTGGAGCGCCTCCGATGCCACAGTAAAGCACGTTTTTGAGGATTTGGAGGAGATGGAAACCCTCATCCAGGAGGCCGGATACGGCGGCGTCGTGAACTACTGGGCGGGCAAGACCGTCTATTCCACGCTGCTCTCCCTGGCGGAGACCTACCAGAACAACCCCAAGGCCAAGATCGAGGTGAAAATCACGGATCAGGGCATCTCCGTGGGCGGGTTCCTGGTGAAAAAAATGGTGGAGCGGTACAAACACCCTGTTACCGGGACCATGACGCCGAAGGTGGCGGACACCGGTATCATGGCCTTCGCAACGGACGCGGTGCATACCCTGTTCTACTGCGCCATCGACGATATCGACGGCAAATTGCAACCACTGCCCTATTTTTCAAAGCCGCTGACCTCCGGTGATCCCAGCGGTGTCAAGATCATCGGCAAATCAAA
- a CDS encoding phage minor head protein, whose protein sequence is MADVTPTPLPMKEAKRFWKDKMPTAAKNFDALADAAHTKAFMVSGLNRMDQVCGVYEAMYQAIDAGETLAEFRARIPKIIADQGWNDYRTDLIFRTNIQSAYMSGRYAQMAATAKTRPYWQYSAINDSRTRPAHAYMHGKVFPADSPIWDTWYPPNGYKCRCGVKSLSERQLGKRGLKVSDDPTGKTFVPTDPKTGLRLPARKLRPDPGWSQNVGKDWLGGLSPSEIAEKDIAWRTAVTQPARMPSLATLDRRHLLPVSEADLLANGLSNDDYLRAFLSEFDIKDLNESKVVTLPGANIPMVVGRGLFADPKTGNPQIRKGGRERYVRLLARTLLNPYEIWMNPGDEGKGLRPYLTLIRLFRDADDTVCGGSVVVVSGRSWTSKTLFQTDAKPERILQYLKSQRKGSLLYREKVAK, encoded by the coding sequence ATGGCTGATGTCACGCCGACCCCCCTGCCCATGAAGGAGGCCAAGCGGTTCTGGAAAGACAAGATGCCGACCGCTGCGAAAAACTTCGACGCACTGGCGGATGCCGCGCACACCAAGGCCTTCATGGTGTCCGGTCTTAACCGGATGGATCAGGTCTGCGGCGTTTACGAGGCCATGTACCAGGCCATAGACGCCGGTGAGACCCTGGCGGAGTTCAGGGCGCGTATCCCGAAAATCATCGCGGACCAGGGGTGGAACGATTACCGGACGGACCTGATCTTCAGGACGAACATACAGAGCGCCTACATGTCCGGGCGGTACGCCCAGATGGCCGCAACAGCGAAAACCCGGCCCTACTGGCAATATTCGGCCATCAATGACAGCCGGACCCGACCGGCCCACGCATACATGCACGGCAAGGTGTTTCCGGCGGACTCGCCGATCTGGGATACCTGGTACCCGCCGAACGGCTACAAGTGCCGCTGCGGTGTGAAATCCCTGAGCGAGCGGCAATTGGGGAAACGGGGCCTGAAGGTCAGCGACGACCCGACCGGCAAAACGTTTGTGCCGACAGACCCGAAGACCGGTCTCCGGCTGCCCGCCAGAAAGCTCCGGCCCGATCCGGGGTGGTCGCAGAACGTCGGTAAGGACTGGCTGGGTGGCCTGTCGCCGTCCGAAATCGCCGAGAAGGATATCGCCTGGCGGACGGCAGTGACACAGCCCGCCCGGATGCCGTCCCTGGCGACGCTGGACCGCCGTCATCTGCTGCCCGTTTCCGAGGCCGATCTGCTGGCGAACGGCCTTTCCAATGATGACTATCTCCGGGCGTTCCTTTCGGAATTCGACATCAAAGATTTAAACGAAAGCAAGGTGGTCACTCTGCCGGGAGCCAACATACCGATGGTGGTGGGCAGGGGGCTGTTCGCAGACCCGAAGACCGGGAACCCGCAGATCCGAAAAGGGGGCCGGGAGCGGTATGTCCGGCTGCTGGCCCGGACCCTCCTCAACCCCTATGAAATCTGGATGAATCCGGGAGATGAGGGGAAGGGGCTCAGGCCGTACCTGACCCTGATCCGGCTGTTTCGGGATGCGGACGATACGGTCTGTGGTGGCAGTGTGGTCGTGGTGTCCGGCAGAAGCTGGACCAGCAAAACGCTGTTTCAGACGGACGCGAAGCCGGAAAGAATACTACAATATTTGAAGAGCCAGCGGAAGGGCTCGCTGCTCTATCGCGAAAAAGTCGCAAAATAG
- a CDS encoding DUF935 domain-containing protein, which translates to MSGIWLDSHTFHNFSDAPGRSTLLSEIATREAAGADLIGYIGLLPDPDPILRKRGDSAAILEELTSDDQVCMAIQNRKLGTLLRRHFQFLPGAAPDSEPTAGAKALAENLQADLKHINLYDLISEVLDAPYFGFAPAELLWEPDNGRLRLKNIVVKPRAWFGFGEDNDLRFLRMGALYGDPVPDHKFVLARHFPTYENPYGLRLLSRCLWPVAFKRGGIRFWTEFIEKFGAPWVVGQAHQGATEKDRNRMLSDLTAMVRTACAVISAGSDVEIHEPSGKSGDLHLRYCDTWNAAISKVLMGQTLTSELYGQGSRAASETHFSVLENYRDADAHIVASFFDSVALEYGAVTAPDEIPPRWDWNDPDDQGQTAELTKSLTESGVTFRKTYFMRRFDLADDEFDIGAESDRGSGTSETALSSPASGFTPDQQALEDMADALMPEAREAAAQITDAIRAACEAAESYEELEALLADVLGTGSGTLPELMERAMIAARMWGEYNG; encoded by the coding sequence ATGAGCGGCATCTGGCTGGACAGCCACACATTCCACAATTTTTCCGATGCACCGGGCCGGAGTACGCTTCTGTCGGAGATCGCCACCCGCGAGGCTGCTGGCGCGGACCTTATCGGGTATATCGGCCTGTTGCCAGACCCGGACCCGATCCTGCGCAAACGCGGAGACAGCGCCGCGATACTGGAGGAACTGACCTCGGACGACCAGGTCTGCATGGCCATCCAGAATCGCAAGCTGGGGACCCTGCTGCGCAGGCATTTCCAGTTCCTGCCTGGCGCGGCCCCGGATTCGGAGCCGACAGCCGGGGCCAAAGCCCTGGCGGAAAACCTTCAGGCCGACCTGAAACACATCAACCTGTACGACCTGATCTCCGAAGTCCTGGATGCGCCCTATTTCGGGTTTGCGCCGGCAGAACTGCTATGGGAACCGGACAACGGTCGGCTCCGGCTGAAAAACATCGTGGTCAAGCCCCGCGCCTGGTTCGGCTTCGGAGAAGACAATGACCTGAGATTCCTGAGAATGGGCGCGCTGTACGGCGATCCGGTGCCGGACCATAAATTTGTGTTGGCCCGGCACTTCCCGACCTATGAAAACCCCTACGGGCTGCGGCTGCTGTCCCGCTGTCTCTGGCCGGTGGCCTTCAAACGGGGCGGCATCCGGTTCTGGACGGAATTTATCGAAAAATTCGGAGCGCCGTGGGTCGTTGGCCAGGCGCATCAGGGAGCAACGGAAAAGGACCGGAACCGGATGCTGAGCGATCTTACCGCAATGGTCCGCACCGCCTGCGCCGTAATTTCCGCCGGGTCGGACGTCGAGATCCATGAGCCGTCCGGCAAATCCGGCGACCTCCACCTCAGATATTGCGACACCTGGAATGCAGCCATCAGCAAGGTGCTGATGGGCCAGACGCTCACATCGGAGTTATATGGCCAGGGGTCGCGGGCCGCCTCGGAAACCCATTTCTCCGTACTGGAAAATTACCGGGATGCTGACGCCCACATTGTCGCCTCTTTCTTCGATTCAGTGGCGCTGGAGTACGGCGCTGTGACCGCGCCGGACGAAATCCCGCCCCGGTGGGACTGGAACGATCCCGACGACCAGGGGCAGACGGCGGAGCTGACCAAAAGCCTGACCGAATCGGGCGTTACGTTCAGAAAAACCTACTTTATGCGGCGGTTCGACCTGGCCGACGACGAGTTCGATATCGGCGCGGAATCAGACCGCGGATCAGGCACATCGGAAACAGCGCTGTCGTCCCCGGCCTCCGGGTTCACGCCGGACCAGCAGGCCCTGGAAGATATGGCGGATGCCCTCATGCCCGAAGCCCGTGAGGCTGCGGCGCAGATCACGGATGCGATACGGGCGGCCTGTGAGGCTGCGGAAAGCTATGAGGAGCTGGAAGCCCTGCTGGCAGATGTCCTGGGGACGGGGTCTGGAACGCTCCCGGAGCTGATGGAGCGCGCCATGATCGCGGCCCGGATGTGGGGTGAATACAATGGCTGA